Proteins encoded in a region of the Osmerus mordax isolate fOsmMor3 chromosome 17, fOsmMor3.pri, whole genome shotgun sequence genome:
- the LOC136960479 gene encoding protein mono-ADP-ribosyltransferase TIPARP-like, whose protein sequence is MKKTEIIKETNLSTSKMKKRKESEISRKDSPSASSKVSFLSSRLLLLEMPSDTNTSLPVWDSMRSQQVDIGWTVTPYSINVCFTPLLSKPVPAPGCSQISVTPRTTLASTQPQTGAISLQQIIIQSLSQHAGSDPNTPNVLVTFPQSSLQISLPPHPPGLPTPNQVLIPNSVILPLPFIIKQPQPPTQPSTSAKKDSTVATTSYQAQFTTSTPPLSACHLFHTKNSPDIQICDHFLINDCFLGLKCKKHHTPFPFHWQLRNSTCDQWLDFSTCNQVRLERLYCHVSRDEISVRDGMSVVTLSFDTMEVGKSEKYDLVRRLSNTSNRMCNPHFPTEWHFFWWNYLNWEEYKQDVSKLLLDAMASERLDCRFHIGSQEYMVNFLSMTQTNVTTGFERRIRWRPAYRSVLDLLPHLRKGILTVPTPADSPAGNFSVDPLEEFSTWYPPTWAPNPEQNSIMVDVPPFSPVYQKIYRLFHQSLPEISVEILNILQIQNVLHWDKFQRHKEHMLKCDPRAGQGLERHLFHGTPGTNIQDICHNNIDPRVAGVNGVSHGYGAYFACDASYSNTYATPSGDSLTQHMFLAKVLVGKMVVGKQKFRRPPPVNKNNYNLYDSCVDSLSKPSIFVVFDRCQCYPYYLIKYRELPLVVELV, encoded by the exons ATGAAGAAGACAGAA ATTATAAAAGAGACTAACCTCTCAACAAGCAagatgaaaaagagaaaggaaagtGAGATTTCTCGCAAAGATTCACCTTCAGCGTCATCCAAAGTCAGCTTTCTGAGCTCCCGTCTTCTTCTTCTGGAGATGCCCTCTGACACCAACACCAGCCTTCCAGTGTGGGACAGTATGCGCTCACAACAAGTGGACATCGGATGGACTGTGACACCTTACAGTATTAATGTTTGTTTCACTCCTCTTCTGTCCAAGCCGGTGCCAGCCCCAGGGTGTAGCCAAATCAGTGTCACACCCAGGACCACCCTGGCCTCAACCCAGCCCCAGACCGGAGCCATCAGCCTTCAACAAATCATCATCCAATCCCTGTCTCAACACGCAGGTTCAGACCCAAACACTCCTAATGTCCTGGTCACTTTCCCCCAGAGCAGCCTCCAGATATCCCTACCACCTCACCCTCCCGgcctccccacccccaaccaGGTCCTCATCCCCAACTCTGTCATCCTCCCGTTGCCTTTTATCATCAAGCAACCTCAACCTCCAACTCAGCCCAGCACCTCTGCCAAGAAAGATAGCACTGTAGCCACCACAAGCTACCAGGCCCAGTTCACAACCTCTACTCcacccctgtctgcctgtcacctcTTCCACACCAAGAACTCCCCTGACATCCAGATATGCGACCACTTCCTGATCAACGATTGTTTCCTTGGGCTCAAGTGcaagaaacatcacacgccGTTCCCCTTCCACTGGCAGCTGCGGAACAGCACGTGCGATCAGTGGTTGGACTTTTCCACTTGTAACCAGGTACGCCTGGAGAGGCTGTACTGTCATGTCAGCAGAGACGAGATAAGCGTGCGTGATGG AATGTCTGTAGTCACCTTGTCGTTTGACACTATGGAGGTTGGAAAATCTGAGAAGTATGACCTGGTTAGGCGTCTCTCCAACACCTCCAACCGAATGTGTAACCCCCACTTCCCTACCGAGTGGCACTTTTTCTGGTGGAACTACCTTAACTGGGAAGAGTACAAACAG GATGTGTCTAAGCTCCTTCTGGATGCGATGGCCAGTGAAAGACTGGACTGTCGCTTCCACATCGGATCCCAGGAGTACATGGTGAACTTCCTCAGCATGACCCAGACCAATGTCACCACAGGCTTTGAGCGCAGGATCCGATGGAGACCGGCCTACCGTTCGGTGCTAGACCTGCTGCCTCACCTCAG GAAAGGCATTTTGACTGTCCCCACTCCTGCTGATTCACCGGCGGGTAACTTCAGCGTGGATCCCCTGGAAGAGTTCTCCACCTGGTACCCTCCCACGTGGGCTCCAAACCCAGAGCAGAACAGCATCATGGTGGACGTGCCCCCCTTCTCTCCAGTCTACCAGAAGATCTACCGCCTGTTCCACCAGAGCCTGCCAGAGATCAGCGTGGAGATCCTCAACATCCTGCAGATTCAAAACGTCCTCCATTGGGACAAGTTCCAGAG ACATAAGGAGCACATGCTGAAGTGTGACCCCAGGGCAGGTCAGGGGCTGGAGCGACATCTGTTCCACGGCACCCCAGGCACCAACATTCAAGACATCTGCCACAACAACATCGACCCGCGCGTCGCCGGGGTCAACGGCGTGTCTCACGGGTACGGTGCCTACTTTGCCTGCGACGCTAGCTACTCCAACACCTACGCTACCCCGTCTGGTGACAGCCTGACCCAACACATGTTCCTCGCCAAGGTTCTGGTGGGCAAGATGGTCGTGGGAAAGCAGAAGTTCCGCCGTCCCCCGCCGGTCAACAAGAACAACTACAACCTGTACGACTCCTGTGTGGACAGCCTGTCCAAGCCCTCCATCTTTGTAGTCTTTGACAGGTGCCAGTGCTACCCATACTACCTAATCAAGTACAGAGAGCTGCCCCTGGTGGTGGAATTGGTGTGA